A genomic stretch from Kogia breviceps isolate mKogBre1 chromosome 1, mKogBre1 haplotype 1, whole genome shotgun sequence includes:
- the MASP2 gene encoding LOW QUALITY PROTEIN: mannan-binding lectin serine protease 2 (The sequence of the model RefSeq protein was modified relative to this genomic sequence to represent the inferred CDS: inserted 4 bases in 3 codons; deleted 2 bases in 2 codons; substituted 1 base at 1 genomic stop codon): MGSVPRMPGAGRLGAGPXAGQTDQRLLVLLGVLWGSAATSSSGPQWPKPVFGRLASPGFPGKYADNQQRRWALTAPPGYRLRLYFTHFHLEPSYLCEYDFVKLSAGATVLATLCGSESTDTERAPGNATFYSPGSSLDVTFRSDYSNERPFAGFEAFYSAEDIDECQVPPGETPTCEHHCHNHLGGFYCSCRMGFVLHRNKHSCSALCSGQVFAARSGVLSSPGYPQPYPKLSSGTYSIRLEEGFRVTLDFVESFDLQTDKEEYGPFCGKKTLPRRIETKSXALTVASATDRSGDHTGWKSHYNSPAQPCPDPMAPPNGHISPVQAKYILKDRFFVFCESAYELLQGNWPLKSFVAACRTDGSRDRPTPEGSIVDCGPPDDYLPSGRVDCITGTGVTIYKAVVKYRCNEFYTMRTNDGKQIVNMCEADGFWTSSKGEKSPPPPVCEPVCGISTRTTEGRLYGGQNAKLGDFPWQALLLGKTTAAGALLYDNWILTAAHAVYEQREDGRMGALKRLSRHYTQAWAEAVFVHERHTHNAGHSNDIALIKLKNKGVLNSNITPIRLPRKAAECFMRTSDIGTASGWALTQRGLLASNLMFVDIPVVDHQNYCSSXKEVLSGGRVTDNMLCAALGSGGKDSCKGNSGGXLMFLHNETQKRFVGGTVSWRSINCGEADQYGVYTKVINYIPWIKNIINNF, translated from the exons ATGGGGTCTGTTCCCAGAATGCCAGGGGCAGGGCGGCTGGGGGCAGGGC CCGCTGGACAAACAGATCAAAG GCTGCTGGTCCTCCTGGGCGTGCTGTGGGGCTCGGCGGCCACCTCGTCCTCGGGCCCGCAGTGGCCCAAGCCCGTGTTCGGGCGCCTGGCGTCTCCCGGCTTCCCGGGCAAGTATGCCGACAACCAGCAGCGGCGCTGGGCCCTGACGGCGCCCCCCGGCTACCGCCTGCGCCTCTACTTCACTCACTTCCACCTGGAGCCCTCCTACCTCTGCGAGTACGACTTCGTCAAG CTGAGCGCCGGGGCCACGGTGCTGGCCACGCTGTGCGGCTCGGAGAGCACGGACACGGAGCGGGCGCCCGGCAACGCCACCTTCTACTCGCCGGGCTCCAGCCTCGACGTCACCTTCCGCTCCGACTACTCCAACGAGAGGCCGTTCGCGGGCTTCGAGGCCTTCTACTCAGCAGAGG ACATCGACGAGTGCCAGGTGCCCCCAGGAGAGACCCCCACCTGCGAGCACCACTGTCACAATCACCTGGGTGGCTTCTACTGCTCCTGCCGTATGGGCTTTGTTCTCCACAGGAACAAGCACTCCTGCTCAG CCCTGTGCTCAGGCCAGGTCTTCGCCGCCCGGTCTGGGGTGCTCAGCAGCCCTGGATACCCTCAGCCGTACCCCAAACTCTCCAGCGGCACCTACAGCATCCGCCTGGAGGAGGGGTTCCGTGTCACCCTGGACTTCGTGGAGTCCTTTGAC CTTCAAACAGACAAGGAGGAATATGGCCCGTTTTGTGGGAAGAAGACGTTGCCCCGCAGGATCGAAACCAAGAG GGCTCTGACCGTCGCCTCTGCCACCGATCGGTCGGGGGAC CACACGGGCTGGAAGAGCCACTACAACAGCCCAG CTCAGCCCTGCCCTGACCCGATGGCACCACCTAACGGCCACATCTCCCCTGTGCAGGCCAAATACATCCTGAAAGACCGCTTCTTTGTCTTTTGCGAGTCGGCCTACGAACTTCTGCAA gg GAATTGGCCCCTCAAGTCATTTGTTGCAGCCTGTCGGACAGACGGATCTCGAGACCGACCGACGCCGGAGGGCAGCA TTGTTGACTGTGGCCCTCCTGATGAT TATCTACCCAGTGGCCGAGTGGACTGTATCACGGGTACCGGAGTGACCATATACAAAGCTGTGGTTAAATATCGCTGTAATGAGTTCTACACAATGAGAACAAATGATGGTAAGCAAATT GTAAATATGTGTGAGGCTGATGGATTCTGGACGAGCTCCAAAGGAGAAAagtcaccccctcccccagtctgtGAG CCCGTTTGTGGAATATCCACCCGTACCACAGAAGGTCGTCTATATGGAGGACAAAATGCAAAGCTTGGCGATTTTCCCTGGCAAGCCCTGTTATTAGGTAAAACTACAGCAGCAGGTGCACTTCTATATGACAACTGGATCCTAACAGCTGCTCATGCTGTATATGAGCAAAGAGAAGACGGTAGAATGGGTGCCCTGAAGAGACTGTCACGTCATTATACACAAGCCTGGGCCGAGGCCGTTTTTGTACATGAACGTCACACTCATAACGCTGGTCACAGTAATGACATCGCATTGATTAAGCTGAAGAACAAAGGTGTATTAAATAGCAACATCACGCCTATTCGTTTGCCAAGAAAAGCAGCTGAATGCTTCATGAGAACCAGTGATATTGGAACTGCATCTGGATGGGCATTAACCCAGAGGGGTTTGCTTGCCAGTAATCTAATGTTTGTCGACATACCAGTTGTTGACCATCAAAACTACTGCAGCTCATGAAAAGAAGTCCTATCCGGCGGAAGGGTGACTGACAACATGCTTTGTGCTGCTTTAGGAAGTGGGGGCAAGGACAGCTGTAAAGGCAATAGTGGGG CATTAATGTTTCTACATAACGAGACACAGAAACGGTTTGTGGGAGGAACAGTGTCCTGGCGTTCCATTAATTGTGGGGAAGCAGATCAGTATGGGGTCTACACAAAAGTCATTAACTACATTCCCTGGATCAAGaacataattaataatttttaa